In Patescibacteria group bacterium, the genomic stretch CCGACAAAAATGAAAACGTTCGCCTGCGTGAAGTCCATGCAGTCAAACCGGTCGACAAAGCCGTTCTTAGTGTAAAAAAACAATCAATCAAAAACCCCCTCTGCATGGTGGGGTTTTTTCGTTGGCTTGGCAAACGCCCGCCTGCAACGCTATGCGCGAAGTATTGCGGGCAGGTGAGTTTGCCGTTTTGACGCACTCTCGTGCCTGCCTTGCCGATAGGCGGGCGTCAATCCTATAATTTTTCTATTTCTTTCCAGGTTGCTTCTGCGGTTTTTGACCAGCTAAAGTTTTTCACTCTTTCTAGTCCCCTGTTTTTTAATTCCTCTGCCAAAGTCCGATCAGTTAATATTTTGTTTATTGCTTCGGTGATTTGCTCTGTGTTTTGTGGGTCAACTAGTATAGCGGCGTTGCCTGCTACTTCTGGACAAGCGGTGGTGTTTGAAGTAATTACCGAGCAGCCACAGGCCATGGCTTCTAGTATCGGAATACCAAAACCTTCATAAAAAGACGGAAAAACAAAAGCGCTGGCTGCGTTCATTAGATACGGCACATCTTCTTCTTTTATCCAGCCGGGAAGAATAATATGATCTTTGGCCGGTGAACTGTCTAAGGCGTTTTGGATATATTGATAACCGCGGCCGGGTTTACCGACGAGTAGGAGCTGGGAATTGCGATCTGGGAGCTGGGAAAAGGCGTTGATAATGCCGTGGGTATTTTTTTTGTATTCCAGGCGGCTGATCGACATGATAAACGGTTTGGTCACGCCGTATTTGGCAAGCACCGCTGATGTTTTTTGTTCGTCGTTTATCAGCTGATAGCACTTTGCGTCATAGGCAATAGGAATAACGGCAATTTTATTTTGTGGTACATGATAGTATTTGATAATGTCGTTTTTGGAAACTTCTGAAATAGTGATGATTTTTTTGACAAACATTTTTTGCCACCAAGTGGTGAGGTTTAGATAAAAGCGTCCTTTACGAGTGTAGGCGCGAGGAAAAACTTTGTAGGCGACATCGTGAATAGCCACTACGGCTTTGCCGCGAGAAAGAAAAGGAATGACGTGCGCCGGAATAAAATAAATATTGGGTTTATGCAGTAGCAATTCGACAGACAGGCGAAAATGCGTCCATAAAAACTTGGGTGGCCAGACCAAAATCTTGCTTTTCCAATTTGCCGGCAGTATAGCCAAGTCCCCTGTTAGCGGAGTATCTGAATATAAAACGACCTCCACGGTAGGAGGAATAATTTTTTTAAATTCTTGGATCACGTGCCAGGCGTACCATTCGACTCCGGTTTTTTGGGAACGATTAGCGCGTGAGGCGTCGATTCCGATTTTCATAATTATTTTGTCGCTAAGATACTACGTTTATAACTCTCGAGATTCTCTAGGGCAATACCGGTGCCGCGAGCAACACAAAGTAATGGTTCGTCTGCCACATAAGCAGCAACTCCGGTAGCGCGAGAAACTAACTGATCGATGTTACGTAGCAAGCTAGTACCGCCGCTCATAATAATACCTTTATCAATAACGTCGGCGGCCAGTTCAGGCGGGGTTTTATGCAAGACGT encodes the following:
- a CDS encoding adenylyltransferase/cytidyltransferase family protein; its protein translation is KVMIFGTFDHLHPGHLDFFTQAKTYGDYLIVVVARDINVKKIKGHNPDKNENVRLREVHAVKPVDKAVLSVKKQSIKNPLCMVGFFRWLGKRPPATLCAKYCGQVSLPF
- a CDS encoding glycosyltransferase family 1 protein: MKIGIDASRANRSQKTGVEWYAWHVIQEFKKIIPPTVEVVLYSDTPLTGDLAILPANWKSKILVWPPKFLWTHFRLSVELLLHKPNIYFIPAHVIPFLSRGKAVVAIHDVAYKVFPRAYTRKGRFYLNLTTWWQKMFVKKIITISEVSKNDIIKYYHVPQNKIAVIPIAYDAKCYQLINDEQKTSAVLAKYGVTKPFIMSISRLEYKKNTHGIINAFSQLPDRNSQLLLVGKPGRGYQYIQNALDSSPAKDHIILPGWIKEEDVPYLMNAASAFVFPSFYEGFGIPILEAMACGCSVITSNTTACPEVAGNAAILVDPQNTEQITEAINKILTDRTLAEELKNRGLERVKNFSWSKTAEATWKEIEKL